One window of Aspergillus oryzae RIB40 DNA, chromosome 3 genomic DNA carries:
- a CDS encoding putative DNA mismatch repair protein (Mlh3) (DNA mismatch repair protein - MLH3 family), with protein sequence MSGNSRRIEPLPPEVVAKLKSSTSITHLNGVIVELVKNALDANAHTVSVMVDFQRGGCKVDDNGDGIQPTEFKPDGGLGKAHHTSKYHTDTGVYGQKGLFLASLAALSLLTITSHHVRHSNANTIMLHHSTPVARLIPAPVQQELGLGNHGTSVTVNDLFGNMPVRVKNRALALQRHDELDRQWDELRQLLVSLMIANDNLTKLVIIEASKDKRIIIRSRTQNRRTDGELDLQRIVSIFAQAGLIEFQNVHSWDAVSANVPGFSVHAAISLVPHPTKKIQFISLGMDPVFPKSSVSLFYAEVNRLFSLSDFGTTSITPSISARGTSSAEHPDRYGSSNMKPMTKTVNKWPMFYIRIDTNESHKINNEGHDLPESDKSVQRIMDVLAAMIQEFLKQHNLRPRTGKRRQKTEKQTVGAPTSRSDRAPNRPGQVFNSEEALCDQLKLPNFQRSAPNVSQSFGEWSRIKSAQEFDNARSARLKVKSTSPEEAQGIERGSAQGNLPYRPERDNGRAPEESEVLSTYTGSMAPGIENGSGSDIAISWTDPYTGTSHLVNSRTGQSVGARSPMDAVQRPRSTGSLQTMRAYDSITRPRSAILSRTRNLWVEKMMDEWDNPVFSRSEKSLDVIGTRYGTKARMVGDVSTDVCGSESLGLPNVRGKLRRQDLKTAEIIAQVDHKFILAKIRSTAASDYSNGPDSILVLIDQHAADERCRVERLFEEYFTPPVEGSRQVQTVTLEPIIFEIPVTEAYVFGRYKQFFEFWGVEYTVEQGPADKSAYIFVHTLPMLIAERCRLEPELVTNLIRGEIWRREENGRGPENRVSVLEQDRWAEQLDICPQGIIELLNSRACRTAIMFNDELTIGECQSLVENLARCVFPFQCAHGRPSMIPLLDMTDTLTMVHPGAEYTSGEEEQSDFAEVFKTWRDKIASPLT encoded by the exons ATGTCTGGGAACAGTCGCAGGATTGAGCCCCTGCCGCCCGAAGTGGTAGCGAAGCTCAAatcttccacatccatcACGCACCTAAATGGGGTGATCGTCGAACTAGTGAAGAACGCGCTGGACGCAAATGCCCACACAGTTTCTGTGATGGTAGACTTCCAACGTGGGGGATGTAAGGTGGATGACAATGGTGATGGAATTCAACCAACGGAGTTCAAGCCAGACGGAGGCTTAGGGAAGGCGCATC ATACGTCAAAATACCATACTGACACTGGCGTATATGGCCAGAAGGGGCTGTTTCTAGCCTCGTTGGCTGCACTGTCGCTGCTGACCATCACTTCGCACCATGTTCGCCACTCCAACGCAAATACCATCATGCTTCACCATTCAACTCCAGTCGCACGACTGATACCAGCTCCAGTCCAACAGGAGCTCGGGCTCGGTAATCATGGAACTAGCGTTACGGTCAATGATTTGTTTGGGAACATGCCTGTGCGAGTGAAAAATCGCGCCTTGGCCTTGCAAAGGCACGATGAGCTGGATCGGCAATGGGATGAACTACGACAGCTCTTAGTTTCGTTAATGATTGCGAACGATAACTTGACAAAGTTGGTCATCATTGAAGCTTCTAAAGATAAGAGGATCATCATCCGTTCCCGAACTCAGAATCGCCGAACCGATGGTGAACTGGACCTCCAGCGCATAGTATCAATCTTTGCGCAGGCAGGGCTAATTGAATTTCAGAACGTTCACAGCTGGGATGCTGTTTCAGCTAACGTGCCCGGTTTCTCTGTTCATGCTGCTATATCCCTTGTGCCACACCCtacaaagaaaatacaatTTATCTCCTTGGGAATGGATCCAGTTTTCCCCAAAAGCAGTGTCAGCTTATTCTATGCCGAAGTAAATCGCTTATTTTCTCTGTCTGATTTCGGTACCACGAGTATCACTCCATCTATATCCGCTCGAGGGACAAGCTCAGCGGAGCATCCTGACCGTTACGGCAGTTCAAATATGAAACCTATGACCAAGACTGTCAACAAGTGGCCTATGTTCTATATACGCATAGATACTAATGAGTCACACAAAATCAACAATGAGGGCCATGATTTGCCTGAGTCGGATAAATCTGTCCAGCGCATTATGGATGTACTTGCAGCAATGATACAAGAATTCTTGAAACAGCATAATTTACGCCCGCGCActgggaaaaggagacagaAGACGGAAAAACAGACGGTTGGAGCGCCCACAAGCAGATCTGATCGTGCACCAAATCGTCCAGGTCAAGTGTTTAACAGTGAGGAAGCCCTGTGCGATCAACTGAAACTTCCGAACTTCCAAAGGTCTGCACCAAATGTCAGTCAAAGCTTTGGAGAGTGGTCAAGAATCAAAAGTGCCCAGGAATTTGACAACGCCCGCTCTGCGAGATTAAAAGTCAAATCAACCTCGCCAGAGGAGGCCCAGGGCATTGAGCGGGGCTCAGCCCAGGGCAACCTGCCATATCGGCCAGAAAGAGACAATGGTAGGGCGCCTGAGGAGTCAGAAGTATTATCCACGTACACTGGTTCTATGGCGCCTGGAATTGAGAATGGATCGGGAAGTGATATTGCCATTTCTTGGACCGATCCCTATACTGGAACGAGTCATCTGGTCAACTCCCGAACAGGCCAGTCAGTGGGTGCTAGATCACCCATGGATGCCGTTCAAAGGCCTAGATCAACAGGATCACTCCAGACGATGCGAGCATATGATAGTATAACAAGGCCGAGGTCGGCAATTTTGAGCAGGACACGGAACTTATGGGTTGAGAAAATGATGGACGAATGGGACAACCCTGTTTTCAGCCGATCTGAGAAATCTCTCGATGTGATCGGAACGAGATATGGCACTAAAGCACGAATGGTTGGCGATGTTTCAACGGACGTTTGCGGGTCTGAGAGTTTGGGATTGCCAAATGTACGGGGCAAACTGCGAAGACAGGATCTGAAAACGGCAGAGATAATCGCACAGGTTGACCATAAGTTCATCCTAGCTAAGATAAGATCTACGGCAGCGAGTGATTATAGCAATGGTCCTGATTCAATCCTGGTTCTTATCGATCAGCATGCTGCTGATGAGCGATGCCGGGTGGAGAGATTATTCGAAGAGTACTTCACACCACCAGTAGAAGGCTCTAGGCAGGTACAGACGGTCACATTGGAACCTATTATTTTTGAGATACCGGTTACCGAGGCATATGTTTTTGGAAGATATAAACAGTTTTTTGAGTTTTGGGGTGTTGAGTACACCGTTGAACAGGGGCCAGCAGACAAATCTGCATACATTTTTGTGCATACACTCCCCATGCTTATCGCCGAGCGCTGCAGGCTCGAGCCAGAATTGGTTACAAATCTAATTCGGGGGGAGATTTGGAGACGCGAGGAAAACGGCAGGGGACCTGAGAACAGGGTATCAGTTTTGGAGCAGGACCGCTGGGCGGAACAACTTGATATTTGCCCCCAGGGAATCATTGAGCTGTTGAACTCACGGGCCTGTCGGACCGCCATCATGTTTAACGATGAGCTGACGATTGGGGAATGTCAAAGCCTTGTCGAAAACCTCGCACGATGCGTCTTTCCGTTCCAATGTGCACATGGACGGCCATCAATGATCCCGTTACTTGACATGACGGATACGTTGACAATGGTTCATCCAGGAGCTGAGTACACgagcggagaagaagagcagtCTGACTTTGCTGAAGTGTTCAAAACCTGGAGGGACAAGATTGCATCTCCCTTAACCTGA
- a CDS encoding CENP-N/CHL4 family protein (predicted protein) codes for MARPKTVRAPTTASLPSNLRIPSTTPSLVKSFGKLTRQALLDLVFYWLDDRNVQSFAPFLERDEAEDADDEELGPYPAERTIDDVRNAYQELQVRKGGKREVIDRILEGDWRHGITLRQLAMVDLRYMDDHPSSLRWTALELTRIDADGVQSPETDFSSYIPRIHASTLLNNVQQQISPLVKAHYYLARSNTLPLTFLRIFVTNSPYQHPRQPPETLTDSSRVIYVAFPDSCPFVYTSIASSTGSKASSANAVATDARSLQRIVRDAVPKALSLPQRRYALKATSLTAKSLQALLALRGPSRTNGANGAFSIFADAVVEGSPLDPRPANTVSPEELLNQTKPEKNKNQPTEDQKENEIHQPGRKPRNSGEDTHIPKKRKLAIHSRFGTSGSLSSAPLDRLDVRLLDRPDGDEDDEDSDADHTQPSLSLTFAGSDVISGIRKLAELGVVDPERMPSWMTGEEAVSVAVVHRGRRVIKDSG; via the coding sequence ATGGCACGTCCAAAGACAGTTCGCGCGCCCACAACCGCGAGTCTTCCCAGCAACCTCCGCATCCCCTCAACAACGCCATCGCTGGTGAAGTCATTCGGGAAGCTCACCCGGCAGGCATTGCTGGACCTCGTGTTTTACTGGCTGGACGATCGCAATGTCCAGTCCTTCGCGCCATTCCTGGAACGagacgaagccgaagacgcggacgacgaagaactCGGTCCGTACCCGGCCGAGCGGACCATCGACGACGTGCGCAATGCGTACCAGGAGCTACAGGTGCGAAAGGGCGGGAAACGAGAGGTGATTGATCGCATACTTGAGGGTGACTGGAGACACGGTATCACCTTGCGCCAACTTGCGATGGTTGATCTCCGCTACATGGATGACCACCCGTCAAGTTTGCGATGGACGGCGCTGGAGCTCACTCGCATCGACGCGGATGGGGTGCAATCGCCCGAAACCGACTTTTCCTCCTATATTCCGCGTATCCATGCCTCGACCTTACTTAATAATGTTCAGCAGCAGATTTCCCCCCTGGTGAAAGCGCATTACTACCTCGCCCGCTCGAATACCTTACCCCTCACTTTCCTTCGCATATTCGTGACCAATTCGCCCTATCAGCATCCTCGCCAGCCACCTGAGACGCTTACAGACTCATCAAGAGTGATATATGTTGCTTTCCCGGATAGCTGCCCCTTCGTTTACACGTCCATTGCATCTTCTACAGGCTCCAAAgcctcctccgccaacgCAGTCGCAACAGATGCGCGGAGCTTACAGCGCATCGTGCGCGACGCCGTCCCAAAAGCGTTATCTCTTCCCCAACGAAGATACGCCCTTAAAGCAACGTCATTGACGGCGAAGAGTCTACAAGCACTGTTAGCACTCCGAGGACCAAGTCGCACGAACGGCGCCAATGGCGCGTTCAGCATATTCGCCGATGCCGTGGTAGAAGGGAGTCCGCTGGACCCACGGCCAGCGAATACAGTTTCCCCTGAGGAACTCCTGAATCAAACCAAACcagagaaaaacaagaaccaACCCACAGAAGatcagaaagaaaacgaaataCACCAACCAGGGAGAAAACCCCGCAACTCAGGAGAAGACACTCACATCCCGAAAAAGCGCAAGCTCGCCATCCACTCGCGTTTCGGTACTTCTGGGTCTCTGTCGTCTGCGCCTCTGGACCGTCTTGACGTTAGGCTTCTGGACCGCCcggatggagatgaggatgatgaggatagcGATGCCGATCACACTCAACCGTCCCTCTCACTTACGTTTGCCGGCTCGGATGTTATCAGTGGGATTCGGAAGCTCGCAGAACTGGGAGTCGTTGATCCAGAAAGGATGCCTTCCTGGATGACCGGTGAAGAGGCTGTCAGCGTTGCCGTTGTTCATCGAGGACGTCGTGTGATCAAGGATAGTGGATGA
- a CDS encoding uncharacterized protein (predicted protein), translated as MFLGLVSNVFDSDRNGRRRPFSSWMKRLANLKSSTDSGSTRWSNKRHAVPKHKRSLKNNPYPLSGTVNIHEYNSDNNPSDFSDSNEQRSCSQSEPSLAYSGCDNQVPATSAKSTAPTISTNGDTAISDAAYSKAGTMATVGGGISSHGGGEGSTFSSPAPSVRSLTTTLTTVQSAAPSGHLYNTQNTHHGIHNTSSTHNTTTQQVQFSHQFPPSPATAVPPHLAPHGQSVTYSTATANNLLTDNASILTLASSSKRRRRNSLDTNASIRALAPSSVFGGSRESLPLSVLSGNVGEPSNTSAFNAPGVLNRPSIVGLASAERISIYSASGATPINGGGERGSLYANKPSPGVGDGASFISVGQSHSRHDSNAASMSGVAGAMANTISTGRISRRGSGWGEITGDESDEEKPRDRKEDEELDIKSEVPGEAKKG; from the coding sequence ATGTTTCTGGGCTTAGTATCTAATGTGTTTGACTCAGACCGCAATGGACGCCGTCGCCCATTTTCCAGTTGGATGAAGCGCCTCGCCAATCTCAAGAGCTCCACCGACTCAGGCAGTACTCGTTGGTCTAATAAACGCCATGCTGTACCCAAACACAAACGGAGCCTGAAGAACAACCCCTACCCGCTCTCCGGCACAGTCAACATCCATGAATATAACAGTGACAATAATCCATCCGACTTCAGCGATAGTAATGAACAGAGGTCGTGTTCGCAGAGCGAGCCGTCCCTGGCGTACTCCGGGTGCGACAATCAAGTGCCGGCGACCAGTGCAAAGTCTACCGCGCCAACTATCTCTACAAACGGTGACACGGCGATCTCAGATGCTGCATATTCGAAGGCTGGAACAATGGCAACGGTGGGCGGTGGGATCAGTTCACatggtggaggggaaggaagtaccttctcctccccagcacCGTCAGTACGGTCGCTAACCACCACTTTAACCACCGTGCAATCGGCGGCACCTTCCGGTCATCTTTATAATACGCAGAATACACATCACGGTATACATAATACAAGCTCGACACATAACACTACAACACAACAAGTGCAGTTTTCACACCaatttcctccttctccggCTACTGCAGTACCGCCCCACCTTGCCCCTCACGGCCAGTCCGTTACGTACAGTACTGCGACTGCAAACAATCTTCTGACTGACAACGCTTCTATCCTCACTTTggcatcttcctccaagAGACGTCGACGGAACTCATTGGATACCAATGCCTCAATACGTGCCCTCGCCCCGTCGAGTGTTTTCGGTGGTAGCCGGGAAAGTCTACCATTAAGCGTACTGAGCGGGAATGTGGGAGAACCGTCGAATACATCAGCCTTCAACGCCCCCGGAGTCCTCAACCGACCGAGTATAGTTGGCCTAGCTAGTGCGGAGCGGATCAGCATCTATTCAGCCTCTGGCGCGACACCTATAAACGGAGGCGGGGAACGCGGGAGCCTGTATGCGAACAAGCCAAGCCCGGGCGTTGGGGATGGTGCTAGTTTTATAAGTGTGGGCCAGTCACACAGTCGGCATGATAGTAACGCGGCGAGTATGTCCGGTGTTGCTGGGGCCATGGCCAATACGATCTCAACCGGCCGCATCAGCCGCCGAGGTTCGGGATGGGGAGAAATCACGGGCGATGAAAGTGACGAGGAGAAGCCGAGGGATCGAAaggaggacgaagagctTGATATCAAGTCTGAAGTGCCAGGcgaggcgaagaagggctAG
- a CDS encoding RING finger protein (predicted protein), with product MGTTRTTSSRQQNTTTSSPADHTRTPQTGRTSTSNRKRTVDEKTSVISTSAKRTRRNEGDYTAVPTDPRNVIDLTGDSPVASPQKKSRSAKQSSGEGIPERRARVFRRKAPQTFLQRLNRATTQRMFVLGHTVTGADDVPEMSFDIAGTTGNIYKIVIGKEPTCTCPDARKGNQCKHICYGNSATPTVSAGILIYGKLLSVHHRTLSNLILLTQELREIYEGSSLSREQTKIDDDNGGKRKAVEGDCPICFMEFEPDREEIVWCRAACGNNIHKTCFQQWAVTQHSQGVRCVYCRSPWQADTSDVNLEQLRVQGQTTAEGYINVASQLGLSGQRGTRPSL from the exons ATGGGTACTACAAGGACAACATCCTCCAGGCAACAGAACACTACTACGTCATCGCCCGCAGACCATACTCGAACTCCACAAACTGGCCGTACATCTACGTCAAATCGAAAGCGAACGGTCGATGAGAAAACCAGCGTCATATCCACATCTGCGAAGCGTACTCGTAGAAATGAAGGCGATTATACAGCGGTCCCTACGGACCCCAGGAATGTGATCGATTTGACTGGCGACTCGCCTGTTGCCAGTCCACAAAAGAAGAGCCGAAGCGCAAAGCAATCATCAGGCGAGGGAATACCTGAACGTCGAGCTCGAGTATTTCGCCGTAAAGCACCGCAAACGTTCTTACAGCGATTGAACCGTGCAACAACTCAGAG AATGTTCGTCCTAGGACATACTGTCACCGGCGCTGATGATGTTCCCGAGATGAGTTTTGACATTGCTGGGACAACTGGAAACATCTACAAGATAGTGATTGGGAAGGAGCCGACCTGCACCTGTCCGGATGCTCGAAAAGGGAACCAATGCAAGCATATATGTTACGGTAA CTCCGCAACACCTACAGTATCAGCTGGCATTCTTATCTATGGTAAGTTATTGAGCGTACATCATCGTACACTTTCTAACCTAATACTGCTTACTCAGGAGCTTCGTGAGATCTATGAAGGATCTTCTCTGAGTCGTGAGCAGACCAAGATTGACGATGACAACGGCGGCAAGAGGAAGGCCGTTGAAGGAGACTGTCCAATCTGCTTCATGGAGTTTGAACCTGACCGAGAGGAGATCGTCTGGTGTCGAGCGGCGTGCGGAAATAATATTCACAAAACATGCTTCCAACAATGGGCTGTCACACAGCATTCTCAAGGTGTCCGCTGCGTTTATTG CCGTTCCCCGTGGCAGGCAGATACCAGCGACGTGAACTTGGAGCAACTCAGAGTTCAGGGACAAACGACTGCAGAAGGATACATTAATGTGGCTAGTCAGCTCGGCCTTTCAGGTCAACGCGGTACGAGACCGTCTCTGTAG
- a CDS encoding putative bZIP transcription factor (MetR) (predicted protein) → MTEYNGRRAPNFSQYLDDLNAIPSPYDQAVQQQQGSYNLDADLSLFTNAEFFDFDNFGDLNLPGFDSVESDRMKKENNQATGQNPDMEFLDLFGDYTVSIVFGPELEELPVAFGCNSAGVNPLRYGVIPRDLISTVAFSSWDHLSLKGLDTVLSALILSPLDQFGFSNMPDYSATGFNSVNAQSQPTSLQNAQFSTVPQMPNGPANAVSSPNESISTSSSSPAAQPQAPAPAASTPSSAAAPKRKNTQKSAAMSVEEAARVAAEEDKRRRNTAASARFRVKKKMREQALEKTVKETTEKNTALEARVTALELENQWLKNLITEKNGQSSEEGKKSENDIADMFKKFLASQKAEGQRSSAESRIGVGTA, encoded by the exons ATGACCGAATACAATGGCCGCAGGGCCCCCAACTTCTCCCAATACCTCGACGACCTTAACGCTATCCCGTCGCCATACGATCAGGCTgtccagcagcaacaggGCTCATACAACCTCGATGCGgacctctccctcttcaccaatgCCGAGTTCTTCGATTTTGATAACTTTGGGGATTTGAACCTCCCCGGGTTTGACTCGGTGGAGAGCGACagaatgaagaaggaaaacaaccaagccACGGGCCAGAACCCAGATATGGAATTCTTGGATCTTTTCGGTG ATTATACTGTCTCTATTGTTTTTGGACccgagctggaggagctaCCGGTCGCATTTGGTTGCAACTCAGCCGg CGTGAACCCGTTACGCTATGGCGTCATTCCACGTGACCTGATCTCTACGGTCGCATTCAGCTCATGGGATCATCTCTCGTTGAAGGGACTTGATACTGTTCTGTCTGCGTTGATCTTATCGCCTTTGGATCAGTTCG GCTTTAGCAACATGCCCGATTATTCAGCTACCGGCTTCAACTCTGTCAATGCTCAGTCACAACCTACATCTCTGCAGAATGCACAGTTCTCGACTGTCCCGCAGATGCCGAACGGACCCGCCAATGCTGTCTCCAGCCCGAACGAGTCCATctcgacttcatcatcatcgcctgcAGCCCAACCGCAGGCCCCCGCCCCCGCTGCCTCCACCCCGTCTTCCGCCGCCGCACCGAAGCGTAAGAACACCCAGAAGTCGGCTGCCATGAGTGTGGAGGAGGCAGCGCGGGTTGCGGCAGAGGAGGACAAGCGTCGGCGTAACACTGCTGCCAGTGCGCGGTTCCgtgtgaagaagaagatgcgtGAGCAGGCCCTTGAAAAGACTGTCAAGGAGACAACGGAGAAGAATACTGCGCTTGAGGCCCGCGTCACTGCTTTGGAGCTTGAGAACCAATGGTTGAAGAACCTGATCACCGAGAAGAACGGGCAATCATCTGAGGAAGGCAAAAAGTCGGAAAACGATATTGCGGACATGTTCAAGAAGTTCCTTGCTTCACAAAAGGCTGAAGGTCAACGAAGTAGTGCTGAGTCGAGGATCGGTGTGGGCACTGCCTGA
- a CDS encoding uncharacterized protein (predicted protein) has translation MKQIKSLLAMVLGVIERIIQYIIGVDDSKLYSLDHAILSMEVPPRSMWMNMGYWKNTSSFTKACEALLEQVLIAAKLLNEDGTPIKAYHQDIKLVDVGIGCGDQSLYLTRRLCRVCTDSVTTAPSSGIKAAIDNNSGAHNSKMRKRGGSSTRESRPLFDSYVGVTIEQPQADFAQERLSRDTTGDSEISAEWTPDVKIFAADAADPSSWGNELRQATLGSSGHAESKSEATSTDTGSEKTQRWLLALDTMYHYKPSRDPLLNHACRDMRASIMAFDLLISESASLWEKLVLRLMCLISGMPYSNFITEEEYVNMLVRAGYERDMIEMRDISEHVFAGIANYIRKQDAELKRYGMTVGKFKSAAKAFNWWARTGVLRGFVVVARAQE, from the exons ATGAAGCAAATAAAAAGTCTCCTAGCCATGGTGCTGGGTGTCATTGAGCGTATTATCCAATACATTATTGGCGTCGATGATAGCAAGTTGTATTCATTGGACCATGCCATTCTTAGCATGGAAGTTCCCCCTAGAAGCATGTGGATGAACATGGGATATTGGAAG aatacGAGCTCTTTCACTAAAGCTTGCGAAGCACTCTTAGAACAAGTCCTCATCGCTGCCAAGCTTCTCAATGAAGACGGTACACCCATCAAGGCATACCACCAGGATATTAAACTGGTTGATGTCGGGATTGGCTGCGGCGATCAATCTCTATACCTAACGAGGAGACTCTGTAGGGTCTGTACTGACTCCGTCACTACTGCCCCTTCCAGTGGGATCAAGGCAGCTATCGACAACAATAGCGGCGCCCATAACAgcaagatgagaaagagaggagggTCAAGCACTCGCGAAAGCCGACCGCTGTTCGACTCATACGTGGGCGTGACTATTGAGCAACCTCAAGCGGATTTTGCTCAAGAAAGACTCTCCCGGGATACCACAGGAGATTCCGAAATTTCTGCAGAATGGACACCGGATGTGAAGATTTTTGCCGCCGACGCAGCGGATCCTTCATCTTGGGGCAATGAACTTCGGCAAGCTACTCTGGGCAGCTCTGGTCATGCTGAAAGCAAGAGTGAAGCCACTAGCACGGATACGGGGAGCGAGAAGACACAAAGATGGCTGTTAGCCCTCGATACAATGTATCACTACAAGCCATCTCGAGACCCGTTGCTTAACCATGCATGTCGAGATATGCGGGCTTCGATCATGGCGTTCGACCTTCTGATCTCTGAATCCGCATCGCTCTGGGAAAAACTAGTTCTACGATTGATGTGTCTTATATCCGGGATGCCCTATTCGAATTTCATTACGGAGGAGGAATACGTGAATATGCTGGTCCGGGCTGGGTACGAGCGCGATATGATTGAGATGAGGGATATCTCAGAGCACGTCTTCGCAGGTATTGCGAACTACATAAGGAAGCAAGACGCGGAGCTTAAGCGATATGGAATGACCGTGGGCAAGTTTAAGAGCGCCGCGAAGGCATTCAACTGGTGGGCAAGGACCGGGGTATTGAGGGGGTTTGTGGTGGTAGCTCGCGCCCAAGAGTAG
- a CDS encoding uncharacterized protein (predicted protein), giving the protein MRAFDDGFHNNLKLMYDHLGVKYTSPKFIYPLSTISTTDGKKLPPHFIHSSSNHQVPPIRPEGCGYVEWILRILYLAVCYFWFTACCFLVEPNPATPSDEGESLRQYLGRIRLPQYFVNTYFLPLLSSVTTCSHSELLDFPAIDAVDYARRTYRQPHYTVVGGVQNVQTKISNAQSVRLGAIVTQVENVGSKVQVTWTDLKSKEVHSKQFDHVVMAVTPNVVGAIYEPLRKLMSSIPVNQGEAVVHRDRSSIPDCSQSLGRFAAAARQSVDPTQILHICSNSSATEAIHEHPCSVLVTSFPIAPIDPAKVIHRARLTRVLRTPQSRKIVNRIFGGNPQHAYQEKEKSWSNGTGNVWLAGAWCWDGMVLLEGCVVSAMRVAASLDVEVPWLISQ; this is encoded by the coding sequence ATGCGCGCATTCGATGATGGCTTTCATAACAACCTCAAACTGATGTATGATCATCTCGGTGTTAAATACACGTCGCCGAAATTCATATATCCACTATCTACCATTTCCACAACGGATGGAAAAAAGCTGCCTCCGCACTTCATCCACTCTTCTAGCAATCACCAAGTACCGCCAATTCGTCCTGAAGGTTGCGGTTACGTGGAATGGATACTGCGAATCTTGTATCTGGCAGTATGCTATTTCTGGTTTACGGCTTGTTGCTTCCTGGTTGAACCCAATCCAGCCACCCCCTCCGATGAAGGTGAATCATTACGACAATACCTTGGGCGGATTCGATTACCACAGTACTTCGTCAACACCTATTTTCTACCGTTACTGTCCAGCGTGACAACTTGCTCACATagtgagcttcttgattttcCCGCGATCGACGCTGTGGACTATGCGAGGAGAACATATCGCCAGCCGCACTATACCGTTGTCGGAGGCGTTCAAAACGTCCAGACCAAGATCTCCAACGCCCAATCTGTAAGGCTCGGCGCAATCGTTACCCAGGTCGAGAATGTTGGTTCCAAAGTCCAGGTCACATGGACCGACTTGAAAAGCAAGGAGGTCCATTCTAAACAGTTCGATCACGTCGTAATGGCGGTCACTCCGAACGTGGTTGGTGCAATCTACGAACCTCTACGAAAACTCATGAGCTCGATCCCTGTGAACCAGGGAGAGGCGGTGGTTCACCGTGACAGATCCTCCATCCCGGATTGTAGCCAGTCACTGGGCAGGTTCGCCGCAGCGGCGCGGCAATCCGTGGACCCGACTCAGATTCTGCACATCTGCTCTAACTCCTCGGCAACGGAGGCGATACATGAACATCCGTGTTCCGTTCTCGTGACAAGTTTTCCGATCGCTCCTATAGACCCCGCTAAGGTTATTCATCGTGCGCGACTAACCCGCGTTCTACGAACCCCGCAAAGTAGGAAGATAGTCAACCGGATATTTGGCGGAAACCCTCAACATGCGTaccaagagaaggagaagagctggTCTAACGGCACCGGGAACGTTTGGCTTGCTGGCGCCTGGTGCTGGGACGGAATGGTCCTGCTCGAGGGATGCGTCGTTTCCGCCATGAGAGTTGCCGCAAGCCTAGATGTCGAAGTTCCATGGCTAATAAGCCAATGA